A DNA window from Vigna unguiculata cultivar IT97K-499-35 chromosome 10, ASM411807v1, whole genome shotgun sequence contains the following coding sequences:
- the LOC114166078 gene encoding glucose-6-phosphate 1-dehydrogenase, chloroplastic-like — MANILGPSLSIVTAYASRNEPLFFSKFTAVGENSHSPLWFSCTRPRKSARNHFQLKSSNGLPLNAVSSNDGLAGTSLAKEDSKLQPLDGVFPLSDSECAGSNLSITVVGASGDLAKKKIFPALFALFYEDWLPENFIVFGFARTKMTNEELRNMISKTLTCRIDKRENCEDKMDQFLKRCFYHSGQYSSEEHFSELDIKLKEKEGGKLSNRLFYLSIPPNIFVDVVRCASQKASSKDGWTRVIVEKPFGRDSESSSELTKCLKQYLTEDQIFRIDHYLGKELVENLSVLRFSNLVFEPLWSRNYIRNVQIIFSEDFGTEGRGGYFDHYGIIRDIMQNHLLQILALFAMETPVSLAAEDIRNEKVKVLRSMRPLQLENVVVGQYKGHNKGGKSYPAYTDDPTVPKGSLTPTFAAAALFIDNARWDGVPFLMKAGKALHTKRAEIRVQFRHVPGNLYKRNFGTDLDKATNELVLRVQPDEAIYLKINNKVPGLGMRLDRSDLNLLFRARYPSEIPDAYERLLLDAIEGERRLFIRSDELDAAWALFTPLLKELENKKIAPELYPYGSRGPVGAHYLAARHNVRWGDLGNED; from the exons ATGGCCAATATTCTAGGCCCTTCTTTAAGCATAGTCACGGCCTATGCATCAAGAAATGAGCcactttttttctctaaattcaCTGCAGTAGGAGAAAACTCTCATTCACCACTATGGTTTTCTTGCACTCGCCCTAGAAAATCTGCAAGAAACCATTTTCAGCTCAAATCCTCAAATGGGCTTCCACTGAATGCTGTTTCTTCAAATGATG gtTTAGCTGGAACTTCATTGGCTAAGGAAGATAGCAAGCTCCAACCACTTGATGGAGTATTTCCATTGTCAGACTCAGAATGTGCAGGATCCAATCTTAGTATAACTGTTGTTGGAGCTTCTGGAGACCTTGCCAAAAAGAAGATTTTTCCAGCACTGTTTGCACTCTTTTATGAAGATTGGCTACCTGAG aattttattgtttttggaTTTGCTCGGACTAAAATGACCAATGAAGAACTAAGGAACATGATTAGCAAAACCTTAACATGCAGAATTGACAAAAG GGAAAATTGCGAAGATAAAATGGATCAGTTCTTAAAAAGATGTTTTTACCATTCTGGTCAATATAGTTCTGAGGAGCACTTTTCAGAATTGGATATCAAGCTCAAAGAGAAAGAG GGTGGAAAATTATCAAACAGATTGTTTTATTTGTCAATACCTCCAAACATATTTGTGGATGTGGTGAGATGCGCTAGCCAAAAGGCTTCTTCCAAAGATGGATGGACAAGGGTTATTGTTGAAAAGCCATTTGGTCGTGACTCTGAATCATCTAGTGAGCTAACAAAATGCTTGAAGCAGTACCTCACTGAAGACCAAATATTCAG GATTGACCATTACTTGGGCAAGGAGCTTGTGGAGAATCTATCAGTGCTTCGCTTTTCAAATCTTGTTTTTGAGCCTCTATGGTCCCGGAATTACATTCGCAATGTGCAGATAATATTTTCTGAAGATTTTGGAACTGAAGGAAGAGGAGG CTATTTTGATCACTATGGAATCATTCGTGATATAATGCAAAATCATCTTCTGCAAATACTAGCTTTGTTTGCAATGGAAACACCAGTCAGCTTAGCTGCTGAGGACATCAGAAATGAAAAG GTGAAGGTTCTGAGATCAATGAGACCACTGCAGCTTGAAAATGTTGTTGTTGGTCAATACAAGGGCCACAACAAGGGTGGAAAATCATATCCTGCTTATACGGATGATCCAACTGTTCCAAAGGGTAGTCTTACTCCAACGTTTGCAGCAGCAGCTCTTTTTATAGACAATGCCAGATGGGATGGGGTTCCTTTTCTCATGAAAGCTGGCAAGGCTCTCCATACTAAGCG TGCAGAAATCAGAGTACAATTCAGACATGTCCCAGGTAACTTGTACAAGAGGAATTTTGGAACTGATCTAGACAAGGCTACAAATGAGCTTGTGCTTCGTGTACAGCCTGATGAAGctatatatttgaaaatcaacaATAAAGTACCAGGTCTGGGAATGAGATTAGACAGAAGTGACCTGAATTTGCTTTTCCGAGCAAG GTATCCAAGTGAAATACCAGATGCATATGAGAGGTTACTCCTAGATGCCATTGAAGGAGAGCGAAGGCTGTTCATTAGAAGTGATGAGCTTGATGCAGCTTGGGCTCTGTTCACTCCTTTGCTTAAAGAACTTGAAAACAAGAAGATTGCTCCAGAGCTCTACCCCTATGGTAGTAGAGGACCGGTTGGAGCACATTACCTTGCTGCAAGGCACAATGTTAGATGGGGAGATCTTGGTAATGAAGACTAA